A window of Candidatus Dojkabacteria bacterium contains these coding sequences:
- a CDS encoding SUF system NifU family Fe-S cluster assembly protein, which yields MKKETLYKQQIIDHYKYPHNHGVLDDCTHKAEETNSSCGDEVKVTLKVENGVVNDVKFEARGCAISIAAASMLSDQIKGLKVEELHDLEKLSLKLINMDESSGRIKCGTLAAKAVEKAIRPRAV from the coding sequence ATGAAGAAAGAAACATTGTACAAGCAGCAGATAATCGACCATTACAAGTACCCACATAACCATGGGGTATTGGATGATTGCACTCATAAGGCTGAGGAAACCAACTCATCATGTGGAGATGAGGTGAAAGTCACATTAAAGGTGGAAAATGGGGTGGTGAATGATGTAAAATTCGAGGCTCGTGGGTGTGCAATAAGCATCGCTGCAGCATCTATGCTGTCAGACCAAATTAAAGGATTGAAAGTAGAAGAGCTACACGATCTAGAGAAGCTTTCGCTCAAGCTGATCAACATGGATGAGAGTAGTGGACGCATAAAATGCGGCACGCTAGCAGCTAAGGCAGTTGAGAAGGCTATAAGACCACGCGCTGTTTAA
- a CDS encoding SufS family cysteine desulfurase encodes MNESLRKQFPILSRDINGHQLVYLDNAATTQKPKKVLEAMNDFYKEHNANIHRGIHTLAAEATNLWLDAHKRAATFINAQSEEEIIFTRNATEGINLIANTVGKQIVEEGGVIAISEMEHHSNIVPWQLIGARIEWIPMLPDFTIDLEYLNFLTKKYKEQLKLISIVHISNVLGCKNDVAKVTEMAKKYCTAVLVDAAQSVQHVKVDVQQIGCDFLVFSGHKLYGPTGTGVLYMKKEWGEKLEPWMGGGEMISSVKKTGATWNDLPWKFEAGTPNIAGGVGLDAAISWFSDQFEYDSLHNHESKLVKTAMLGMKGIKSLKIFGSEDPEQHYGVVAFSIDGIHPHDIAGALDERGIAIRAGYHCAEPLHERYGFGPTARISVAPYNSLDEIRYFIDSLKEVVGQFS; translated from the coding sequence ATGAATGAGAGTCTAAGAAAACAGTTTCCAATACTATCTCGGGATATAAATGGGCATCAGCTTGTCTATCTCGACAATGCAGCTACCACCCAGAAGCCGAAGAAGGTGCTCGAAGCCATGAATGATTTCTACAAAGAGCATAACGCCAACATTCATCGTGGCATTCATACTCTTGCAGCCGAGGCCACCAATCTGTGGCTAGACGCACATAAGAGAGCCGCTACGTTCATAAATGCGCAATCAGAGGAAGAGATAATCTTCACACGCAATGCGACTGAAGGAATCAACCTGATAGCCAATACCGTAGGGAAGCAGATCGTCGAAGAGGGAGGGGTGATAGCAATCTCCGAAATGGAGCACCATAGCAATATTGTCCCTTGGCAGCTAATTGGCGCACGCATTGAGTGGATCCCGATGCTTCCGGATTTTACCATCGATCTTGAATATCTCAACTTCTTGACCAAGAAATATAAAGAGCAGCTAAAGCTTATCTCCATAGTGCATATCTCAAATGTGCTGGGCTGCAAGAATGATGTAGCGAAAGTCACCGAGATGGCCAAGAAATATTGTACAGCAGTGCTTGTGGATGCGGCGCAGAGTGTTCAGCATGTCAAAGTAGATGTGCAGCAGATAGGGTGCGACTTCCTGGTGTTTTCTGGCCACAAACTGTACGGGCCAACCGGCACAGGCGTGCTCTATATGAAGAAAGAGTGGGGTGAGAAGCTTGAGCCGTGGATGGGAGGCGGCGAGATGATTAGCAGCGTGAAGAAGACTGGTGCCACATGGAATGATCTGCCTTGGAAATTCGAGGCGGGTACGCCGAATATCGCTGGCGGGGTAGGCCTAGATGCTGCAATAAGTTGGTTCTCCGACCAGTTCGAGTATGATTCGTTGCACAATCATGAGAGCAAGCTAGTCAAAACAGCAATGCTTGGGATGAAAGGGATAAAGAGCCTCAAGATTTTTGGCAGTGAAGATCCCGAGCAGCATTACGGTGTAGTTGCCTTTAGTATCGATGGCATACATCCACATGATATTGCAGGGGCGTTGGATGAGCGAGGTATCGCTATCCGTGCCGGCTACCATTGCGCCGAGCCGCTGCATGAGCGGTACGGATTTGGACCAACAGCTCGAATAAGTGTAGCCCCATACAACAGCTTGGATGAGATCCGCTATTTTATTGATAGCCTAAAAGAGGTAGTTGGACAGTTTTCATGA
- the glyA gene encoding serine hydroxymethyltransferase has protein sequence MKQLQQTDPQIAQYITDEQQRLKEQLEMIPSENLVSQAVQEAVGSIVMNKYSEGQVGKRYYQGNKHIDSIEALAKERALQLYKLDPEKWNVCVQAVTGSVANLAVYNALLQPGAKMLAMMLYDGGHLSHGWKLPDTGKPISFTSKVYDSYFYHVDEESGYFDYEKIRAKAKEVMPQIVISGGTAYPRDIDYKALSEIAKEVGAIYMADVAHEAGLIAAGVLSSPFEYADVVTMTTRKTLRGPVGAMIFSNPERMAEIERAVMPGLQGGPMNHSIAGIAVALQEAMQPDFIDYSKQVIANAQALAEELVKQGYKVLSGGTDKHLVLLDLSANGLGGHEVAIALEQANIIVNKNTVPGEKSTPWKPSGIRIGTPTLTSRGMKEADMVKIAGWMHQVMGNLADETAISKVAEEVKSFASGFPVRGV, from the coding sequence ATGAAGCAACTCCAACAAACCGACCCACAAATCGCCCAATACATCACCGACGAGCAGCAGCGTCTTAAAGAGCAGCTCGAGATGATCCCATCCGAAAACCTCGTCAGCCAGGCAGTTCAAGAGGCTGTTGGCTCAATTGTCATGAATAAATACTCCGAGGGGCAGGTAGGCAAGCGATATTATCAGGGAAATAAGCATATCGACTCAATCGAGGCGCTCGCAAAAGAGCGAGCACTGCAGCTATACAAGTTAGACCCAGAGAAGTGGAATGTATGCGTGCAGGCAGTAACCGGAAGTGTTGCAAATCTTGCTGTTTACAACGCACTGTTGCAGCCAGGAGCTAAGATGTTGGCGATGATGCTATATGATGGTGGTCACCTCTCGCACGGCTGGAAATTGCCAGATACAGGCAAGCCTATCAGCTTTACATCCAAGGTGTACGACTCATATTTCTACCATGTGGATGAGGAGTCAGGCTATTTCGACTATGAAAAAATCCGTGCTAAAGCCAAGGAAGTGATGCCACAGATAGTTATCTCGGGTGGTACTGCATATCCACGAGATATTGATTACAAGGCCCTTAGTGAGATTGCCAAAGAGGTTGGAGCTATCTATATGGCCGATGTCGCCCATGAGGCGGGGTTGATTGCTGCAGGTGTGCTAAGCTCACCATTTGAATATGCAGATGTTGTAACGATGACGACTAGAAAAACATTGAGAGGGCCAGTTGGGGCCATGATCTTCTCCAATCCTGAGCGCATGGCCGAAATCGAGAGGGCAGTAATGCCTGGATTGCAGGGTGGTCCGATGAACCATAGCATTGCAGGTATTGCAGTTGCACTACAAGAAGCGATGCAACCTGATTTCATTGATTATTCAAAGCAAGTTATCGCAAATGCGCAGGCGTTGGCGGAAGAATTAGTAAAGCAGGGATACAAAGTGCTCTCAGGTGGGACTGATAAGCATCTGGTTCTGCTAGACCTGAGCGCGAACGGTCTGGGCGGCCACGAGGTAGCGATCGCACTTGAGCAAGCAAATATTATTGTAAATAAGAATACTGTACCAGGCGAGAAATCTACACCTTGGAAGCCGTCCGGGATTCGCATAGGTACTCCAACACTCACAAGTCGTGGGATGAAAGAGGCCGATATGGTCAAGATTGCCGGCTGGATGCATCAAGTGATGGGCAATCTAGCGGATGAGACAGCGATAAGCAAGGTAGCCGAAGAGGTTAAGAGCTTCGCAAGCGGGTTTCCGGTGCGTGGGGTATAA
- a CDS encoding bifunctional 5,10-methylenetetrahydrofolate dehydrogenase/5,10-methenyltetrahydrofolate cyclohydrolase, translated as MLLDGKKTSEKILADIELKLSRHENMRMPRLDIFLIGDDFGSRKYVEMKKKVAERLGYTMTLHEYATDASKGEVLVDLETVNSSDSVDGCMIQLPLPGGWDSAELINEINVKKDVDGLTAASLGGLAVGSSEVFAPATPAGIMLLLDEYGIEVEGKSVVIIGKSQVVGIPLSLMMMARDATVTVCHIKTVGLEEICRTADILISATGQAGLVNEKFIKEEAVVVDVGISMGADGKLAGDVDFKAVEDLVSYITPVPGGVGPMTIAALMMNVYSGWKNSQAATNMQLSN; from the coding sequence GTGCTTCTGGATGGCAAGAAAACTTCAGAGAAGATATTGGCCGATATCGAGCTGAAACTGTCTCGTCACGAGAATATGCGCATGCCCCGCTTGGATATATTCTTGATTGGTGATGATTTCGGCAGCCGCAAATATGTCGAGATGAAGAAGAAGGTCGCCGAGCGCTTGGGCTACACAATGACACTTCACGAGTACGCCACCGACGCCAGCAAGGGCGAGGTACTGGTCGATCTTGAGACGGTTAACAGCAGTGACAGCGTCGATGGATGCATGATCCAGCTTCCATTGCCAGGTGGCTGGGATAGTGCGGAGCTAATTAATGAAATTAATGTGAAAAAAGATGTGGATGGCTTAACTGCAGCAAGTCTTGGTGGGCTGGCTGTCGGCAGTAGTGAAGTGTTCGCCCCAGCAACTCCTGCTGGAATTATGCTGCTGCTTGATGAATATGGTATTGAAGTTGAAGGGAAGAGTGTAGTGATAATCGGAAAATCTCAGGTAGTAGGGATCCCGCTCTCTTTAATGATGATGGCTCGCGATGCAACCGTGACAGTGTGCCATATTAAGACAGTTGGGCTGGAAGAGATATGTCGAACAGCAGATATTTTAATCTCTGCTACAGGACAGGCTGGTTTGGTTAATGAAAAATTCATTAAAGAAGAGGCTGTAGTAGTGGATGTGGGAATCTCAATGGGGGCGGATGGGAAATTGGCCGGCGATGTGGATTTTAAAGCTGTAGAGGATCTTGTATCGTATATTACTCCTGTGCCGGGTGGTGTTGGACCGATGACGATAGCGGCGTTGATGATGAATGTTTATTCTGGATGGAAGAATAGTCAGGCAGCGACGAATATGCAATTATCAAACTAG
- a CDS encoding methyltransferase domain-containing protein, with protein sequence MSKELIALLIMIPFYGLALFMIGRTLIVAFSFRDPVPFVPVEKKLLKKAVQLLEIKPGDRVIDIGSGSGRFLITAAKQFPEAQFTGMDINRALIFWSNCSSKINRLRNIKFMKKDVREADFSQYNKVYLYMTTGFVADMMERLVNELPSGAIVVSVAFGFGKKFEAENSVEVYEVGTKRNDKVSVWRKK encoded by the coding sequence ATGTCGAAAGAGCTTATTGCACTGCTTATCATGATCCCTTTTTACGGATTGGCGCTATTTATGATCGGTAGAACCTTGATAGTAGCCTTTTCTTTTAGAGATCCAGTACCATTTGTACCCGTTGAGAAGAAACTGCTCAAGAAAGCTGTCCAACTGTTGGAGATAAAGCCTGGCGATAGAGTTATAGATATAGGGTCGGGGAGTGGTCGTTTCTTGATAACTGCAGCCAAGCAGTTTCCCGAGGCACAATTTACCGGCATGGATATTAATAGGGCGTTGATATTCTGGAGCAACTGCTCCTCCAAAATTAACCGTCTGCGCAACATTAAATTCATGAAAAAAGATGTACGTGAGGCCGACTTTTCACAATACAATAAAGTGTATCTCTACATGACCACAGGCTTTGTAGCGGACATGATGGAACGTCTGGTGAATGAATTGCCTTCGGGTGCAATAGTCGTATCGGTGGCATTTGGATTTGGCAAGAAATTTGAAGCGGAAAACTCCGTAGAGGTATATGAGGTAGGCACGAAGAGGAATGATAAGGTATCGGTGTGGCGCAAAAAATAA
- a CDS encoding ABC transporter ATP-binding protein yields MEKKLSKTGKIRRTFHTIFKTVSYVYKKAPASALTRDTAFLIITILELYLIRVGGQFIDATADVLHSWESFDITQYFFTDSFYFLMIGLAIWIVVKGLNNLRVWLLDRISREVLLEGEKEVLDKVSTENMQEVERVDFQELLAFVPNYSIERLITSYDTFTTVVQQLIRTVSSMVILYEVIGWPSVTLVLISIAEPVVMYFGENKIRKFRKRQIGGIKFVNYLRYIALEIPNFPELRVNNVYKYIKQKYWDGNFSFNKELTELQKHFYIDNSFFAMIGRLLFVVFIIYTLFVSITKRLTIGDFKALYDYAESAYNGSFSVIRNLFRLLDDISYTDEFFALLEYEGFSDLESGNMKLSKRDTPTLKLYKVDFTYPGDKEKSLENISMVVNPGEKVAIVGGDGSGKSSLVKILSGLYALQTGEYFLGDYSVRELERGELKNQVAVVFQDFVRYNFTIERNIMLTGESVKVNRSRYEFAKEVAGVSKFMKSEGLKDDQLLGKYFSGGREIPAGYWQRIAIARMVYRDRNIMLMDEPFTYVDSVSRKNILDNIFKLVNSDDRILLYITRNVDNLEEFDRIYYLRHGKIVESGSYKELMKKKGAFFKEVEAS; encoded by the coding sequence ATGGAAAAGAAGCTGTCCAAGACTGGGAAGATCCGTAGGACATTTCACACAATTTTCAAAACAGTTTCCTATGTCTACAAGAAGGCTCCGGCTTCTGCATTGACTAGAGATACTGCTTTTTTGATAATCACAATCCTTGAGCTTTACCTTATCCGCGTTGGTGGCCAGTTTATTGATGCTACGGCGGATGTTCTGCATAGCTGGGAGAGTTTCGATATCACACAATATTTTTTTACAGATTCGTTTTATTTCCTGATGATCGGGCTCGCTATTTGGATTGTAGTGAAGGGGCTTAACAACCTCAGGGTGTGGCTCCTCGACAGGATTAGCAGGGAAGTATTGCTAGAAGGGGAGAAAGAGGTGCTAGATAAGGTGTCGACAGAGAATATGCAGGAGGTTGAGAGGGTTGATTTCCAGGAGCTGCTTGCATTTGTGCCCAATTACTCTATTGAACGACTCATCACATCATATGACACGTTTACTACTGTCGTGCAGCAGCTTATTAGAACGGTAAGCTCGATGGTGATTCTGTATGAGGTGATAGGGTGGCCGAGCGTGACCTTGGTGTTGATTAGTATCGCTGAGCCAGTAGTGATGTATTTCGGAGAGAATAAGATTAGGAAATTTCGAAAGAGGCAAATCGGTGGGATTAAGTTCGTTAACTATCTCAGGTATATAGCGCTTGAGATACCAAATTTCCCCGAATTACGTGTTAACAACGTGTACAAATATATTAAGCAGAAGTATTGGGATGGGAATTTCTCATTCAACAAGGAGCTGACCGAGCTTCAGAAGCACTTCTATATCGATAATTCGTTTTTCGCGATGATTGGTCGACTTCTTTTTGTCGTGTTTATCATCTATACACTGTTTGTGTCGATTACGAAGAGACTCACAATCGGTGATTTTAAAGCACTTTATGACTATGCGGAGAGCGCATATAATGGTAGCTTCTCGGTAATTAGGAATCTATTCAGACTGCTCGACGATATATCCTATACAGACGAGTTTTTTGCACTGCTTGAATATGAGGGTTTTAGCGACCTAGAATCCGGGAATATGAAATTAAGCAAGCGCGACACGCCAACCCTGAAGCTGTATAAGGTCGACTTCACCTATCCTGGTGATAAAGAGAAGTCTCTGGAAAACATAAGTATGGTGGTAAATCCAGGGGAGAAGGTAGCAATCGTCGGTGGTGATGGCTCAGGCAAAAGCTCACTAGTCAAAATCTTGTCTGGTCTTTATGCGCTCCAGACTGGTGAGTATTTTTTGGGTGATTATTCGGTGCGCGAGTTAGAAAGGGGTGAGCTTAAGAATCAGGTAGCTGTGGTATTCCAGGATTTTGTCAGATACAACTTCACGATAGAACGAAATATCATGCTGACTGGTGAGTCTGTCAAGGTAAATCGTAGTAGGTATGAATTTGCTAAGGAGGTCGCAGGGGTGAGCAAATTCATGAAATCGGAAGGCTTGAAAGATGATCAGCTGCTTGGAAAATATTTCAGCGGTGGTCGTGAGATCCCGGCAGGCTATTGGCAGCGAATCGCAATCGCCCGAATGGTCTACCGTGACCGCAACATTATGTTAATGGATGAGCCGTTCACCTACGTTGATAGTGTGTCGCGGAAGAATATTTTGGACAATATTTTCAAATTGGTAAACAGCGATGATCGAATCCTGCTTTACATCACTCGAAATGTCGATAATCTGGAGGAGTTTGACCGGATTTACTATTTGCGGCACGGCAAGATTGTGGAGTCTGGCTCGTACAAGGAGTTGATGAAGAAGAAAGGGGCATTTTTCAAGGAGGTAGAAGCTTCTTAA
- a CDS encoding Hsp20/alpha crystallin family protein translates to MSRIAVWNPWKGVPRDFWDWDVDFQSYDDVQMDIYEDKDNVVVKVKAPGFSKDDLKIQIESNMITVSGSVQEENEEDNKDKKFYRKEIRSLSFSRASDLPVAVNADKAEATFKDGILQVTLPKREEVKPKSIEVKVG, encoded by the coding sequence ATGTCAAGAATTGCAGTATGGAACCCGTGGAAAGGTGTACCACGAGACTTCTGGGATTGGGATGTAGATTTCCAATCTTATGATGATGTCCAGATGGACATTTATGAAGATAAAGATAATGTCGTCGTCAAGGTTAAAGCGCCAGGCTTCAGCAAGGATGATCTTAAGATACAGATTGAGTCTAATATGATAACTGTTTCTGGATCAGTGCAGGAGGAAAATGAGGAGGACAATAAAGATAAAAAGTTTTACCGCAAGGAGATACGCTCATTGTCTTTCTCACGTGCATCTGATCTTCCTGTTGCTGTTAACGCTGATAAGGCAGAGGCAACCTTTAAAGATGGGATTCTCCAAGTAACTCTCCCGAAGCGAGAAGAGGTTAAGCCGAAAAGCATTGAAGTAAAGGTAGGGTAG
- a CDS encoding helix-turn-helix transcriptional regulator produces MNYKLIGEQIRKYRKRLGLTQQQLGKEIGVSWEMISRYERGASSPLAKINKLAEALSVGPVDLLTEVQSSVREGTLSSQIPLFTTIPRGFDFSNKVGYYYSAPEWIIQTDKEAFAIDPTIVEAKNVQISGNGPLFISPTSQPTEGDLVVYKDGSKLVVDKFSGTIESSTVVGIVLAQERRFVE; encoded by the coding sequence ATGAACTACAAGTTAATAGGTGAGCAGATCCGTAAATATCGCAAGAGGCTAGGATTAACTCAGCAACAATTGGGAAAGGAGATTGGGGTATCCTGGGAAATGATTTCAAGGTACGAGCGAGGTGCTAGTAGCCCTTTGGCTAAAATTAACAAGCTAGCCGAAGCACTCTCTGTCGGACCGGTTGACCTCCTTACCGAGGTACAAAGCTCAGTTCGCGAAGGCACACTCTCCTCACAGATTCCATTGTTCACAACAATCCCACGCGGCTTTGATTTCTCAAACAAGGTTGGTTACTACTACTCGGCCCCAGAGTGGATTATCCAGACTGACAAAGAAGCCTTTGCTATCGACCCAACTATTGTAGAAGCGAAGAATGTACAAATAAGTGGAAATGGTCCTCTGTTTATAAGCCCTACCTCACAGCCTACAGAAGGAGACCTTGTGGTCTATAAAGATGGCTCTAAACTGGTGGTGGACAAGTTCAGTGGTACGATTGAGTCTTCGACGGTCGTCGGTATAGTACTTGCACAGGAGCGCCGTTTCGTCGAATAA
- the groL gene encoding chaperonin GroEL (60 kDa chaperone family; promotes refolding of misfolded polypeptides especially under stressful conditions; forms two stacked rings of heptamers to form a barrel-shaped 14mer; ends can be capped by GroES; misfolded proteins enter the barrel where they are refolded when GroES binds), which yields MAKQIIFDEEARKKLKEGIDAIANAVKVTLGPKGRNVALAKKYGTQVVTKDGVTVAKEIELSDPFMNLGVEMLKEAASKTADKAGDGTTTATVIAQAIATEGLRNVTAGGNPIAIKRGIDKGVEAVVKNLKDSAKKISTRDEIEQAATISANNDADLGKLIADVFDKVGKDGVITVEDAKGFEDEVVFTEGMQFDRGYVSPYFVTDAETLEAVMDDPYIFITDKKLSTLQDIQAMAEKVLQAADRPLLIIAEEIENQAMATLVVNKLRGTLNVVAVKAPGFGDRRKDMLKDIAVLTGGTYISEEVGKTLDSVDLTDLGSAKKVIVDKDNTIIVDGAGEKSAIEARIAEIKAQVANTTSDYDKEKLQERLAKLSGGVAVIKVGAASEVEMKEKKDRVEDALHAARAALEEGVVAGGGLALHNARKVLDKVKVEDEDEQIGIEILRKVLSEPMKQIAENAGFDGAVVADKSDEKKGFNARTGKFEDLMAAGVSDPVKVTRSALTYGASVATMLITTEAVVADEPEKEGAAAGGMGDMGGGMPGMM from the coding sequence ATGGCAAAGCAGATTATATTCGACGAAGAGGCACGCAAGAAGCTTAAAGAGGGAATTGATGCGATCGCAAATGCGGTCAAAGTAACCCTCGGTCCAAAAGGCCGTAACGTAGCCCTCGCTAAGAAATATGGCACACAGGTTGTAACCAAGGATGGTGTCACAGTTGCAAAGGAGATCGAGCTCTCAGACCCATTCATGAACTTGGGTGTAGAGATGCTCAAAGAGGCCGCATCAAAGACAGCTGATAAAGCAGGTGATGGTACAACAACAGCAACAGTTATCGCGCAGGCAATTGCAACCGAAGGCTTGCGAAATGTAACTGCCGGCGGCAATCCAATCGCTATCAAGCGTGGTATCGACAAAGGCGTTGAAGCAGTTGTAAAGAATCTCAAAGATTCTGCAAAGAAGATCTCAACAAGAGATGAGATAGAGCAGGCTGCAACAATCTCAGCAAACAACGATGCTGATCTGGGCAAGCTGATCGCCGATGTATTCGACAAGGTTGGTAAGGATGGAGTAATCACAGTTGAAGATGCCAAAGGCTTCGAAGACGAGGTTGTATTCACCGAGGGTATGCAGTTCGATAGAGGATATGTAAGCCCTTACTTCGTAACCGATGCAGAGACATTGGAGGCAGTGATGGACGACCCATATATCTTCATCACAGATAAGAAGCTCTCGACATTGCAGGATATTCAGGCAATGGCAGAGAAGGTATTGCAAGCAGCAGACAGACCACTGCTTATCATCGCAGAAGAGATTGAGAATCAGGCAATGGCAACTTTGGTTGTAAACAAGCTCCGAGGGACCCTAAATGTTGTAGCAGTTAAGGCTCCAGGATTTGGTGATCGAAGGAAAGATATGCTCAAGGACATTGCAGTCCTTACAGGCGGTACATATATCTCTGAAGAGGTCGGCAAGACCTTGGATTCAGTAGATCTGACAGATCTTGGTTCTGCTAAGAAAGTGATTGTCGACAAGGACAACACTATCATTGTAGATGGCGCCGGTGAGAAATCAGCAATCGAGGCTCGAATCGCAGAGATCAAGGCTCAGGTTGCAAATACTACATCTGACTATGACAAGGAGAAGCTCCAGGAGAGATTGGCCAAGCTTTCAGGTGGTGTAGCTGTAATCAAAGTAGGTGCAGCATCTGAAGTTGAGATGAAGGAGAAGAAAGACCGTGTAGAGGATGCACTCCATGCAGCCCGCGCTGCTCTCGAAGAGGGTGTAGTGGCAGGTGGTGGTTTGGCACTTCACAACGCACGCAAGGTATTGGATAAGGTAAAGGTAGAGGACGAAGATGAGCAGATAGGTATCGAGATCTTGCGAAAGGTATTGAGCGAGCCTATGAAGCAGATTGCTGAAAATGCTGGCTTCGATGGCGCAGTTGTAGCCGACAAATCAGATGAGAAGAAAGGCTTCAACGCCCGAACAGGCAAGTTTGAAGATCTTATGGCAGCAGGCGTTTCTGACCCTGTAAAGGTTACTCGATCTGCTCTTACATATGGCGCATCTGTCGCAACTATGTTGATCACTACCGAAGCAGTAGTAGCTGACGAGCCTGAGAAGGAAGGCGCAGCAGCTGGCGGTATGGGTGACATGGGTGGTGGAATGCCAGGTATGATGTAA